TTCCCCTTCAGAACAAGAAGCCTGAAATCAACCTAATCTATATGCAGGGATTGATGTGCCATTGGGAATGCATAGCCTTCTCACCTGTCTccagtgatggaggagaaggagaaaacaaattatttctcctttttaagctttttttttttttttttctgctgttgtctctgtaaCCATGGTGAGGCTCGCAGAGTCGAGGAGACTGGAGAAGGCTGTCAGTCTGTAACTACAGCTGTAATCATCTTCCTCTGGCGTTGTTGGTGGGTTGACGACTTGCGCGAGTTACCTTGGCAGAATGAACAAAGAGTGCGGGATGCACGAGCGAGCCTCAGCACCATGTGAAATCCCTTTGTTGCGCGGTACTGAATCTCACCCAGACATCGCTTCTTTTATGCATCCCTCGCCTGCTCATTCCTCTGTCTATGCCAAATGACGACGATAGGCCTATTTGTCAAATAATAGACATGAATCATTTATATTACGTCCCTGAACAGCTGGCAGCTGATAGGTGCCAAAAAGGGCAACCAGGAACTGCACACTAGTGATAGAGGAAGGGCAATGGTTGaatgtttttatgctgtttCTTTATGAATATAACCGCATAACTGATGTTTTTGCATCAGTTTCTGATGATTTCCAATTCTTTCTAAATACTCTATAAGTTCAAACTAATACTTGTAATAGTGGTTTACAAATAGTTTATCGATCAGTTACAAGTCAGTAATGAAAACCGTATTTGACTTGCCTGGTTGCAAAAGATCCCTGTGGCTGGTGTTTATCCATTTCATTTGGCAATAAATCACTATCACTAATAAGCTATCAAGTCTACACTTACACATCTAAACAAGCCGTTAATAAATGGATGTAGGTCCtggttgtgcatgtgtttttccaCGAGCTAAGTGGTCCATTAGAAGGTCTTACTGATGAGACCAAGACTTCTATACGATAAACTCCAGGGAGAGGAATTTTTCACAGCCTGCCAACTCAGAAGTTGTTCTTATTGTCTGTCTTCCTTATATAAGACAAAACCCAATCCACTACAGATTGGACCAGAAATACAGTCCACTTATGTTCAAAAGTGCATATACTCTGGTGAGCAGTCCACTTCCAGtgtttacaaaaataaatccatttgGTTCCTCTGGGTAATAGGCAAATAAATAATCCACTCCAAAATCATTCATCTTGCCAAAGATAATATCTCTTCCTGGAAGATTGAAAGGGTAattaactgctgtgtgtgtgtgtgtgtgtgtgtgtgtgtgtgtgtgtgtgtgaccagcaTTTAGTGAAGTGTTTAATAACTTGTGCAGTTAAAAGGTAGATGTGTATTCACAGTGTTTGCTAACACTCATGAAACAATGCTGAATTATAACTTGACGAGTacatgcaataaaaacaatggCCTAAGCACTGCCTATCAACAGGGATTTGTATCTCTTGCTGCAAAATAATCAGCTGGTGGCCTGTTTTCTCAAAAGAGTGCAGCTTTGGCTTGTAaaagctgagagcagagagttTCAAGTTTTGTTTCAGCCATGGCGTGGTGACAGCCATGggagctgaatgtgtttttgtggtccCACCCGCTTGAGAGTGGTTGTTTGGGCGAGGTGCAAGGCGTTGTGGGAGCCCCGGCTGCACTTTGCAGATACACAAGCCTGCGCTTTCATGCCCAGACCCATCAAAATGGCCCTGTCAGGCTGCTATCTCCTGggactcactgctgcagtgcagaCGGATTAAAGCTTTTTATGAAGCATTTTCACAGCCAAAGGTGTGCGCAATAGCAGCTTGTGCGCCATTTTCCTCAACAAGGGTGGACTTAACTCCACTGGACACTTAAAGCTGGAACTGTGCTAAATGGAATTTTGCATCCAATTTGGACACCTAATTGGACTacaaaggagaaagaggctTTGAAGCTTTTTAACCAACACAACAAGTGcacagcaaaaaaataaaaaattaagaaaagacAATCTCCCTTTTATAACACATTGTTCAAAATCCAGTTAATTATGCGTACAGAGACATGTGGTAAACGAGGCCATACTGTGCTACAGCTCCTGTGGACTGTGAGGTGAACGCTACGCTGAAAACTGTTATTGTTTATTCTTGCTTGAGGTGCAGCATTCAGGTTGATGCAAGAGCTGTGAGTCTCGGGGAAAATACCCAAAGGAACCAATGTATTCATTAAAACATCTCTTGTAAAAAGTTGGAAATTATGGAGTTACAGTAGATGTTTTTATACCTCTGtacttcattttcttctcagcAGTGTTACTCAGTGTGTTTCACTGGTGGAAGCGTGAAGCAGAAACCAGGATACAAGCTGTAACAGCATTTTCAAATTTAGCTCACAATCTGTGACAATTAACAATCCCTCTGGCCCATGTGTGATAAATTGCTTGCAAGAGAAGGCCATTTGTTCCAGCCTTATCTTTGAGGCTGCTGTTAGAAGACTGAATTATCTATTATCAGACAGCACTGGAAATGAGTGGAAACCAAACACAGATTAGGGCTTCACAGTCGAGCCGTTTACCAGACTGGGGTAGGCTACGTGCACATGTAGCCGTCCCCAGGACATGCTTGGTATATGGTGTCTAATCACAGTCAAATCCAGGTCCACAGCCATCCACAGCAAGATATTCTGCTTCAAAAGATAGTGGAGGGTCTTACATTTTGTGGCACGATAGGCAAagttttcatacattcaaaaaAGCTTTTGGCATAATTTGtgtgaatatgaaaatattttgaaaaatagaaatgattTTACATTACATCTGTATGCAATATGAtaagctgcacacacatattccCCTTTTTACATCAAACAAATGTATTCCTCCACAACTCAACACTTCTAACATTTAGAATGACAGTTTTGCTTAATCAAACCATCTATCCTTTTACAGTTAAATAACAAGCTAAGTAAATGATCATTACAGCATTTGATATTTTCAACAAACCTCAAAATCAATCTAATCACTTTGCCTAAAAAGTTTTACTTCAATCCCTCATGGACACCGAATCACCAGTAAATCAATAAATGGTTGGTAGCCCAACATGTGTTGACAACATTTTTGAGTTCTAACATTTCTTTATAGATTTCTTTCTTAAATttctttcagtttatttttctatGATGTACCTGCTGTAGTGTAgatgctgtccatggtgctgataTGTGTATTATCTGTGTGTAAGCTCTGCCATCCAGTGGCTGACTGTATGAAACATGTCTGCTCACTCACCATGTGGAAGGAAAAGAGTGCCGGAACCCAGGCGCTTGTTCCTACCCGACTCATGTTGAGCAGCGCACAATGCTAACTGTGCTTTTTCCACTTTCGTTTCGTTTCTATTGGGTTCCGTTTTCAGTAAGTGGGTCAATTTTGTCTTTTATCTTACGAGGGATGTCATATTTATGTGTACCAGCATACAGAGTATGGGTAAAATATTTTACTTATTGTTTAGGCTTATATCAAAATTTCGTAGTGCTAAAGTGACGGGTTGGTGTTTGCTAGTTGCAGCTGTGTTAGCTTGAACCTGTCTGGAGATGCTAACTTGTTTAATCCTTGGTAATGAACCATGGATGTAATTATTACGTTACAATATCGACGTTGTGTTGGCATGTAAATAACATGCTCAAATAGGGTTATTAGCTAATATTATAAACAAGGGGCATTTGGGTTAGCTTTTGAGTTGGGAACTGTTACTATGCGCTTAACCTTCTTACATTTGATAAAGTAGTGCTCTCCTGCACATATGTTAAGGTTCACACGTCAGAAACAGCGGTCTGTACAATCTGTGGCTGATCACCGTGAGCCGCTCTTCAATTCGGCATTCGTCTTAACCAATCGGCAGTAAGTTACGTTCATGAAATGTAAAGTTTACTCTGCTCACTGGCATTCACGGTGTATTTTGCTGGTCAGCCAGAACATAAGGCGTGGGCAAAATGTTATTTACACACAATATAACCATTTTAATATAGGGAAACTGCATTAAATAGTGTGATTTGTTAAATTTAGGATCTTAGTTCACGCCACAGATTGAAACGATGCTTCCACCAGCTGGATTTAAATGCACACATAATCTCTGTTTCTGCCTTTGTTGTCCTGCATGTAGTGTGACTGCACACATTATTAACTGTACCACTattattttttccagtttctgtctgtcttattCCTCTGTTTCTCTACATCTTTATCCAGCTAATGGACTGACATCAGCCAGCAGAGATGCTCTTTAAAGATCTCCCCAGAGAGGCCCTGATGCGACCCTTGTCCAGGAATGAAGTGGTGGGCATGTTGCTGAGGCTGACCATCTTCGGTGCAGCGACTTACTACAGCATCAAATGGGTTGTAGAAGCTATGGACCCTACCGCCAAACAGAAAAGCCAAGCCAAGAAAAGGGTATATAGAACATAAACACAAGCTGCATTTTGCACAGTTACCTTCTTGTGTCTTCATCTGAGGTGTGTATCTTATCCTTCCAGGCagaacagctgatgaagaggatCGGTGTGGAGGGGGTCAAACTGACAGAGTATGAGATGAACATTGCATCTCACCTAGTTGATCCACAAACTATGAAGGTAACAGTGGTCAGCCCATGATGTGGAAATGATCCATTTtaacccttttttttgtttgtttgttgttatgttATCATTGCACTTTCCCTGACAGACGTTTTCACGCTGCTCTACACTTGCAGGTGTCCTGGAGAGACATCGCCGGGTTGGATGAGGTCATAAATGAGCTGCAAGACACAGTCATCCTGCCCTTTCAGAAAAGACATCTTTTAGCTGGATCCAAACTCTTTCAGCCTCCTAAAGGTACCACAGCATGTCACCTGAACAGAACTACAACAGTCAAATTTGACACctaatttttaaaataaatgctaaCATAGAACAAAATAAGATGAACGTCTTACGGTAGTTGTGAGTGATGTACTTATGGATTGGAAACTACACGTTGATGTCTGCCATTATTTCATCTTCAGTGCTCCTTTCAATTTTAGTTTTAGGGTGTTTCCATGCACATTAGATCGACTGCGTAGGAATTGTTGCTCTTTTTACATGTTCCCGTAATTTTAGAGAAGACAAAGTTTTATGTCACAAGGCAAAAGGAAAATCTTACAttacaagaaataaataaacatcatATATCATCTGGCAGTACTGTCAGCATGTCCTTGGCTCCTTAACGGGTGATCTGACCGGTCTGCACTgcatctttttcatttcctgctaaTCTCAGGGATTTACTGCACTCAGTCTGGTTTTCAGTAAAACATGTATATTGGTTGGATTGAGGTCTTATACTGTTACAATTCTTGGCAGCATCATGAATTCTAACAGTTTCGGCATCAGAAGCTCGCCAACATAAAAGCAGGTTTTAAGATTCATGACTTGGACAAACTGCAGATACCAGAGTAATTATGAacttcatcagtttgtctcTTAGCCATATTATCCTCTTCCACATTATTGTTAGAAAGCCACCCAGTGCATTGTGCCTCCATCTCGAGCTGTCTGCCACAAAGCATCTGTCAAGATTTGTGCACTTGGCAGCCGAGCAGCAGTTGATCGCTTGGAGGAATATTTTATTGTCTGTTGAGAGTTTTTACTGTTTGGCACAAAGCTTTACACAGAGCTTCAGGATGAGTCAACCTCCAAAATTAGCTGCTTTGGGAACCTAGTTGCACTCCGagtctcaagtctttgtttATACCATGTAACTTTTCAAAGGTATGCAGTAAATTGGGCCAAATTCTCCATTTGTACATGTGGTAGAGAAGACCAAGTAAGGAAAAAAGTCTCCACAGTGGCCAGTGTAGTTGATATGAGTTCAATGAAGTCTGTAAACTGggaaatgtgtaaaaacagcattgtattgttttattcGAATAGCCATATTTTACAGACATACTATATAAGTATTCAACTTCATGTTTGAATAATATGTCCAAGTAAAGAACATGAGTGCTCTGAAGAAACTTCATATTTTGGTCTTGCAGGTGTTTTATTGTTTGGACCTCCGGGATGTGGGAAGACCATGATCGCCAAGGCAACAGCCAAAGCCTCGGGCTGTAAGTTCATCAACCTTCAGGCCTCCACGCTGACAGACATGTGGTACGGTGAATCACAGaagctgactgctgctgtcttctcaTTGGCTGTCAAAATCCAGCCCTGCATCGTCTTCATCGATGAGATTGGTGAGCACGTCAGGAGCTCTTActttgaaagtgtttgtttatgaCACTGTTAGATgtgatttctctttctctttactCTTTCCAGCAGAAACTGTTTTAAAACGCAgatattgtttatattttgcAAATTTGTCAAATCTATTAGCAACGTCCATTTGCAACGTGTTCATGACAGTTGAAAGAGCTTTTTGCTATGATTTCTAAATGTATTTGTGGATTCTTATTTGCAGTGGACATCAGAGATAATTATATCcttggaaagtgtgtgtgtcatatcCATGTGTTCAGATTTATGACTCCTAGAAAGAGAGCAATTTTTGCAGATTGTAGTAACCAGGCGCTGCGTctcagtcactgctgctgctccaactGCCTGTTGTTTTCAGAACAGCGACCCAGCCCCAGCCCCCGCCaccgccccccacccccccacaaaGTTTAAACAACTCTCTCTCTGGCGTACAATAACGTCACAGACTTAAATCCATTCTTTATTAAAGGGGCAATATCAGGCTAATATACAAGCAAATCACTCTAATCCTATTTCATCCCCATGAAATTGCCCAAACTGATTTCAACCTGTCGTTCTCAGTCTGTTCTGCAGATGAATTTTGTGTAAATTCTCCCTGCTTTTGCTCGTTGTCTCCTGTGCGTTAGACTCATTTCTGAGGACCCGCTCCAATCTGGACCACGAGGCCACAGCCATGATGAAGGCCCAGTTCATGAGCCTGTGGGACGGCCTGGACACTTCCTCAGCCACCCAGGTAACACAGCCAGAACTCTTTCTTACACAGTAATGTTCCCACCAGATTAGATCATTCCTCTGCTGGGTCTTCAGGACTGTCTTTGAAAAGAAGCTCCTGTTCTTGCATGCAGGATATCGCACCTGTTGCACAGGTGGCAGGGTAAATGCACCTGGGAGTTTTGTCAGCAAAGTGTATTCACATGACTGTTATGGTTACAGGTGATGGTGATGGGAGCTACAAACAGGCCGCAGGACGTGGATACAGCAATTCTACGCAGGATGCCTACCACTTTTCATGTTGGCCTGCCAGTAAgactcacacacatccaccatgaaaaacagccagATAAGCCTCTTTTTACGACATCATCAGCTAATCTCTGTTTAGTGATTGAAATGGTGTGTTTCACTGAGTGCTTCCAGCGGCACATAAAGTAAAAGAGCACAGCTTCAACACACCGAACTGTGTCTCAGATTGTCTTTTGGCTCTTGTCCAAACCACAAACAGCGGCGGCTCTATCTTTAAACTAGTACAATAAACAGTCCCTTATGTCAGAAATAAATGTTGATGAGAAAACAGTAAAAGAGAACAAGGATCAAAGACTTTCAAAACATTGAATGTATTTACACATATTGTTGATGAATGCTGTGTTCAGGCAGTTGGCTCTGAGACAGTGTCTGATGATTAAAAAGTCTATAAACTGGCGATTAGCTGCTAATTGATGGACATGGCTTCGTTTGATTCATGGGATGTACGTTAATAGGCTTTACTTTTCAAGTGAAAAAcctctgtcattctgtctttgcagaacacaagacaaagacaggacATCCTGAGGCTGATTTTAGCAGgagaaaatgtgagatgtgatttcttttcattcctgTCAGCTGTGGAGGAAATCATTCTATTCAGCGCTCTCTTTTGTTATTCTCAGAGACCATTTCAcacttgtgttttcactgtcaaaTCACATTAAAGTAAACACAGCCAAGGACTCGCTAACACATTGATTCTACGCGATGGTCTCATATTGCTGTCCTGCTTTTCTGCTCAGCTGAGCAACGCCATTAATCTGAAGGAGATTGCTGAGAAGACGGAGGGTTATTCTGGCAGCGACCTCCGGGAGCTTTGCCGCGACGCTGCCATGTACCGAGTGCGGGACTACGTCCGCAAGGAGCAGATGAGGCAGAtcgctcagcagctgcaggactgccaggaggaggaaaagtaTGACTCATATTCAGACACCCACAAGATGCCATAGCCCTTGTGTTCGCCGAGCAGCTCTTTGTTTATCGACAGCACCTGCCTGAACAGTTTGAGGTTAGACCAGTGTGGGGCTGTGACAGCCGATAGCACTATTATTTTGAGTGATGTAAATGGTTCTCTGTAACTTTAAATTTGTCTGAATATTCCCACAAATCAAACCTTCTCTTCAGCCTTCTTTACAAAGAAGCCATGTCACCATGGGACATTTAGAATAAGAGCGATTCCTCACATGCACAGCTACTGCAGTGTGCCGTTCTTTCACAAAGCGCCCTGTGTCGTTAAATAGGACGGTATCAGAGGTTGATCTGACGGATTTCTTATATCTTATAAAAGGCTAAATATCTGATCTGTTTAACCCATGCTTCAGCTGTTGCTAAGCAACTATTGTAACCCCTCTTGGAGGAAGGCATTATTGCtaaaagaagaaatatgttGAACTTTTGCTTTTCAGCTCTCTACACACTGAACTCATAGCTGAGCTCTCTGCAGTTATGATGCCAGGCATCAGCATGTTGTTTCATATAAGGAAGCAGAAAACATGGCTCAGAGCTCACTGCAGACACGCAGCCTTGCCGCAGTTCTCTGTGATCAGTGCAGCActtatgaaaataaacagcataAAACTGACTACACATACAGCAAGTAGGAATGTGTGTCAGAGATCGAATGAAAGATATTATAGGAACGACCAGAAGACAGTAGCTGTGCGCCAAATCCACAGTGCATGCAAATTCTCAGCTGGTTTTGAGTATGTAGTGTGTTCGTActtgaaaagtgacaaaattGGTTTTACTCAAAACCATCAGTACGCACACTACAAAACTCTTGATTTTTGAGTGGGCTGTAGATGTTCTCCCACACTGCCAATGcaggaaatggaggagctgctcaggtgaaaaaaaaaaaaaaatgaaacactgggTGGAGGTGAAACAGCTTCAGGAACACCTCAGAAAACGAAAGATACATGGTACATTTTTAGAAAAGCATTTTACAGTCTCTAATtaacaagggaaaaaaatgatgtgCAGCCTTTGATTGTGCAAACAATTTACGTGTCTTCTATCTAAAGTATCTATGACAGTACACTGCAAAGGTCATTGTATAGAACATGCTTTATACAGCCGGTGTGCAGTGTGGAATTGTGGTCctctgtgtctcacctgtgaTGTCTTTTGTCCCAGACCTGTAGATGAGGAGAGGTTGCGGCCAGTCACCCAGCTGGACCTCCTCTTCGGCCTGGACAAGATGAAGGAATCCAAGCAGGCCACAGCCTTCAGGTTACCCAGTGTGGCGGAGGTCCCCCTGGACTAACCACCAACACGGCACCACCGGCAGGAAACATTTCTGCACAGCGTCCACGGTGTGTCCCAAGTCACCGAGCGGAGGCTCCTCCAACATGTCAGAGGTGCAGTTGGAAAAACCAGCAAGCAGCCATCCTGTTCTTAAAGTTTATTTATCCAGGCAGTGGTTGTTCTGAGCATGCTCATTTCCAGCTCAACCCTGCTGCATGTGTACAGT
This Chaetodon auriga isolate fChaAug3 chromosome 5, fChaAug3.hap1, whole genome shotgun sequence DNA region includes the following protein-coding sequences:
- the atad1a gene encoding outer mitochondrial transmembrane helix translocase, with the protein product MLFKDLPREALMRPLSRNEVVGMLLRLTIFGAATYYSIKWVVEAMDPTAKQKSQAKKRAEQLMKRIGVEGVKLTEYEMNIASHLVDPQTMKVSWRDIAGLDEVINELQDTVILPFQKRHLLAGSKLFQPPKGVLLFGPPGCGKTMIAKATAKASGCKFINLQASTLTDMWYGESQKLTAAVFSLAVKIQPCIVFIDEIDSFLRTRSNLDHEATAMMKAQFMSLWDGLDTSSATQVMVMGATNRPQDVDTAILRRMPTTFHVGLPNTRQRQDILRLILAGENLSNAINLKEIAEKTEGYSGSDLRELCRDAAMYRVRDYVRKEQMRQIAQQLQDCQEEEKPVDEERLRPVTQLDLLFGLDKMKESKQATAFRLPSVAEVPLD